Proteins from one Candidatus Zixiibacteriota bacterium genomic window:
- a CDS encoding fumarylacetoacetate hydrolase family protein, whose translation MERFVRFEATEGKEWGILEEGKILKISDNPVYPYESEGKYYEPSQVKLLAPVEPGKIVCVGLNYKEHVKESQSADKVPEEPVLFLKPPSALIGPGARIYYPDMAGRVDYEAELGVVIGRECRNVAAIEAEDYIFGFTCVNDVTARDLQKKDVQWTRAKGFDTFCPVGPWIVDKLKFEDVEVESFLNGELKQSARTSMMIFPIVKLVSFISQVMTLYPGDLISTGTPSGIGPMQPGDRIEVRIEGIGSLVNDVI comes from the coding sequence ATGGAAAGATTTGTAAGATTTGAAGCAACCGAAGGGAAAGAATGGGGCATCCTTGAGGAAGGGAAAATTCTGAAGATTTCGGATAATCCCGTTTATCCGTATGAATCGGAAGGGAAGTACTACGAACCATCGCAGGTAAAACTGCTGGCGCCGGTCGAACCTGGCAAGATTGTCTGTGTCGGTCTGAATTATAAGGAACATGTCAAGGAGTCGCAATCGGCAGATAAGGTGCCCGAAGAGCCGGTTCTGTTTTTAAAGCCGCCATCAGCTCTGATCGGCCCCGGAGCCAGGATATATTATCCTGACATGGCCGGCCGGGTTGATTACGAGGCTGAGCTGGGAGTGGTGATCGGCCGGGAATGCCGTAATGTGGCGGCGATTGAGGCCGAGGATTATATTTTCGGATTCACCTGTGTCAACGATGTTACGGCTCGTGATTTGCAGAAAAAAGACGTACAATGGACGCGGGCCAAAGGTTTTGATACCTTCTGTCCGGTCGGGCCATGGATTGTCGATAAGCTGAAGTTCGAGGATGTCGAGGTAGAATCATTTCTTAATGGTGAATTGAAGCAGTCGGCGCGGACCTCGATGATGATTTTTCCGATCGTTAAACTGGTGAGCTTTATATCGCAGGTGATGACCCTTTATCCCGGTGATCTGATTTCCACCGGAACTCCATCGGGGATCGGTCCGATGCAACCCGGAGACCGGATCGAGGTCAGAATCGAGGGAATAGGTTCTCTGGTCAATGATGTTATCTAA
- a CDS encoding MATE family efflux transporter, producing the protein MARVQNITDGPILPTVIRLAWPVVASTALEFALQITDYFWVGFLGTPEQDAITTSMIVTWTLFAVGAVIVIGLTALVSRAIGAGKPDEASFFARQGVLMAVGIGAALSILGLCLTPKILMFMKAGDRVVALGIPYLRIFFGGMVFLFINESLGSIFRASGDTKAPMIALSTGTLLNLVLDPLLIFGWGPFPAMGVAGAATATILSVMVSFSIYVIMIVRGRLEFPLGKWYRTRPVPKAMLKIINIGLPISTQNIVFVTVYWFIIQIVHHYGTTAGAAMGIGNRMESLSYLTTFAFSIAASTMVGQNLGAGKPDRASRAAWTTVGLVVAETFVISICFLTIPHLIARVFSSDPEAIAIAVDYLKILGLSQIFMGIEIVLEGAFSGAGNTLPPMSVSIPGSIARLPLAYFLCFTLDIGVNGVWWTLTITSLFKALILAAWFKKGNWKKKKL; encoded by the coding sequence ATGGCCCGCGTGCAGAATATAACCGATGGCCCGATACTGCCGACGGTAATTCGGCTGGCATGGCCGGTGGTGGCCTCAACAGCCCTCGAATTCGCCCTGCAAATAACAGACTATTTCTGGGTCGGATTTTTGGGGACGCCGGAACAGGATGCTATCACCACCTCAATGATCGTCACCTGGACACTATTTGCGGTCGGGGCGGTGATAGTTATTGGGCTGACAGCTCTGGTATCGCGGGCGATCGGTGCCGGCAAACCCGATGAGGCTTCTTTTTTCGCACGGCAGGGAGTCTTAATGGCCGTCGGGATTGGGGCCGCTCTTTCGATTCTGGGTTTATGTCTTACACCTAAAATACTGATGTTTATGAAGGCCGGGGACCGGGTGGTTGCTCTGGGAATTCCCTATCTGCGGATATTTTTCGGCGGGATGGTTTTCCTATTTATCAATGAATCGCTTGGTTCCATATTCAGGGCCTCGGGCGATACCAAAGCGCCAATGATTGCTCTTTCCACCGGCACGCTGTTGAATCTGGTTCTGGATCCGCTTCTAATTTTCGGATGGGGACCGTTTCCGGCTATGGGTGTGGCAGGGGCGGCCACCGCCACAATTTTATCGGTTATGGTCAGTTTTTCGATTTATGTGATCATGATCGTTCGGGGCCGTCTGGAATTTCCCTTGGGGAAATGGTATCGAACAAGGCCAGTGCCGAAAGCCATGCTTAAGATTATAAATATCGGACTGCCGATATCCACCCAGAATATTGTTTTTGTAACGGTGTACTGGTTTATAATCCAGATTGTTCATCACTATGGTACGACGGCCGGGGCGGCGATGGGGATCGGCAACCGGATGGAATCGCTGTCGTACCTGACGACATTCGCCTTTTCCATAGCGGCTTCGACTATGGTCGGGCAGAATCTGGGGGCCGGGAAGCCGGATCGGGCCAGTCGCGCGGCCTGGACCACAGTCGGTTTGGTGGTGGCGGAGACGTTTGTTATCTCAATTTGCTTTCTAACCATTCCCCATCTGATTGCCCGGGTTTTTTCATCGGACCCGGAAGCCATTGCCATAGCGGTCGATTATTTGAAAATACTCGGTTTATCACAGATTTTCATGGGCATTGAGATTGTTCTCGAAGGGGCTTTTTCAGGGGCCGGGAACACCCTGCCGCCCATGTCGGTATCGATTCCCGGTTCAATTGCGCGTTTACCATTGGCCTATTTTCTCTGTTTCACCCTGGATATCGGTGTCAATGGAGTCTGGTGGACGCTGACCATTACCTCGCTTTTCAAAGCCCTGATTCTGGCCGCCTGGTTTAAAAAGGGCAATTGGAAAAAGAAGAAATTATAA
- the argS gene encoding arginine--tRNA ligase: MIKDKFREQVAELTALSSARAFPEAKEAHPELFIFDAAQIYNRLETPKNPEMGNFALPLFEAAKIIHKNPAEINRQLVQVQNDYVQEHPESGHFIFSAVGGFNNCRIDLPHLAGTTLPGILKEKKRYGSSDVGAEKRIVIDFSSPNIAKPFGIGHLRTTAIGHSLYRIFEKLGYQSIGINHLGDWGTQFGKMIVAYRKWGQQEDLGEEPVMKLLNLYVRFHREEKDNPSLGDEAREAFKNLESGSPEEIELWKKFKNLSLEAFEKTYQRLGIRFDYYTGESFYNEQMPGVLEAIKSLGLTKISQGALIVDLEPYGLPPCLLTRADGATLYATRDITGIFYRWQTFKFEKALYVVGSAQRDHFRQVFKVVELIEEAEKTPLKRRVSPRLEHVEFGWIKFQDKMMSTREGNIILLDDVLDKAVELARKKIEEKNPDLKEIEKTAQQIGIGAVLFADMSARRQKDVNFDWDEVLNFEGETGPYLQYTHARLSSLVRHYGKVLPEAVDYSLLDQPEEYRVVDLLYRFPQKIDGAAATYEPYVISSYLLELAAAFNKVYQRKDSEGRIDKIISENEKLSEARMMLVEAVRIVIKEGLYLLGIESPEEM; encoded by the coding sequence ATGATTAAGGATAAATTCAGAGAACAGGTTGCCGAATTAACTGCCCTTTCTTCGGCCCGGGCCTTTCCCGAGGCGAAAGAAGCGCATCCCGAACTGTTCATATTCGATGCCGCTCAAATATACAACCGTCTGGAGACTCCCAAGAATCCGGAGATGGGCAATTTTGCCCTGCCATTGTTTGAAGCGGCCAAAATAATCCATAAAAATCCAGCGGAAATAAACAGGCAACTGGTGCAGGTGCAGAATGACTATGTGCAAGAACATCCCGAATCAGGTCATTTCATTTTTTCGGCGGTGGGAGGTTTCAATAATTGTCGGATTGACCTGCCCCATCTGGCCGGAACCACTCTGCCGGGAATCCTTAAAGAAAAAAAACGCTATGGATCATCGGATGTCGGCGCCGAAAAGAGAATTGTCATTGATTTTTCATCGCCCAATATAGCTAAACCATTCGGAATCGGGCACCTTCGGACAACCGCCATCGGCCACTCGCTTTATCGGATTTTCGAGAAATTGGGTTATCAATCAATTGGGATAAACCATCTGGGCGACTGGGGGACGCAATTCGGCAAAATGATCGTAGCCTACAGGAAATGGGGACAACAGGAGGATCTCGGCGAGGAGCCGGTGATGAAGCTGTTGAATCTTTATGTCCGTTTTCACCGGGAGGAGAAGGATAACCCGTCACTTGGCGATGAAGCCCGGGAAGCATTCAAAAATCTTGAATCGGGTTCTCCCGAGGAAATCGAGCTCTGGAAGAAATTCAAGAACCTGTCGCTGGAGGCCTTTGAAAAAACCTATCAACGGCTCGGGATCCGGTTTGATTATTACACCGGGGAATCGTTTTACAATGAGCAGATGCCGGGTGTTCTTGAAGCGATTAAAAGTCTGGGGCTGACCAAAATCTCACAGGGAGCTCTGATTGTTGATCTGGAACCATATGGATTGCCACCCTGTCTTCTGACCCGGGCCGATGGAGCAACCCTTTACGCTACCCGGGATATTACGGGGATATTTTACCGCTGGCAGACTTTCAAATTCGAGAAGGCTTTATACGTGGTCGGTTCCGCCCAGCGGGATCATTTTCGGCAGGTATTTAAGGTTGTCGAGTTGATTGAGGAGGCGGAGAAGACTCCTTTGAAAAGACGGGTTTCGCCGCGGCTGGAGCATGTCGAGTTTGGCTGGATTAAATTCCAGGATAAGATGATGTCCACCCGGGAGGGCAATATTATCCTGCTTGATGATGTTCTGGACAAAGCGGTCGAGCTGGCCCGGAAGAAAATAGAAGAAAAGAATCCTGATTTGAAAGAAATCGAAAAGACAGCGCAACAGATCGGGATTGGGGCGGTCCTTTTTGCCGACATGTCGGCCCGGCGACAGAAAGATGTTAATTTCGACTGGGATGAAGTTCTCAATTTCGAAGGCGAAACCGGTCCGTATCTGCAGTACACTCATGCCCGGTTGTCATCGCTGGTGCGCCATTATGGAAAGGTTTTACCGGAGGCGGTTGATTATTCGCTTCTGGATCAGCCTGAGGAGTACCGGGTGGTTGATTTGCTCTACAGGTTTCCGCAGAAAATAGATGGGGCGGCGGCAACCTATGAACCGTACGTAATCAGTTCGTACCTGCTGGAACTGGCGGCCGCTTTCAACAAAGTCTATCAGCGAAAAGATTCCGAGGGACGAATCGATAAAATAATTTCCGAGAATGAGAAATTGTCCGAGGCCCGCATGATGCTGGTCGAGGCGGTTAGAATAGTGATCAAAGAAGGATTGTATTTACTGGGGATTGAATCTCCTGAAGAAATGTAG